A genomic stretch from Papio anubis isolate 15944 chromosome 18, Panubis1.0, whole genome shotgun sequence includes:
- the B3GNT9 gene encoding UDP-GlcNAc:betaGal beta-1,3-N-acetylglucosaminyltransferase 9 isoform X2, translating to MRRLRLRRDASLTLLLCASLGLLLYAQRDGATPTTSAPRARGRAAPRPTPPPRAFQLPDAGAAPPAYEGDTPVPPTPTGPFDFARYLRAKDQRRFPLLINQPHKCRGDGAPGGRPDLLIAVKSVAEDFERRQAVRQTWGAEGRVQGALVRRVFLLGVPRGAGSGGADEVGEGARTHWRALLRAESLAYADILLWAFDDTFFNLTLKEIHFLAWASAFCPDVRFVFKGDADVFVNVGNLLEFLASRDPAQDLLAGDVIVQARPIRTRASKYYIPEAVYGLPAYPAYAGGGGFVLSGATLHRLAGACAQVELFPIDDVFLGMCLQRLRLTPEPHPAFRTFGIPQPSAAPHLSTFDPCFYRELVVVHGLSAADIWLMWRLLHGPHGPACAHPQPVAAGPFQWDS from the coding sequence ATGAGGAGGCTGCGCCTACGCAGGGACGCTTCGCTCACGCTGCTCCTCTGCGCCTCCCTGGGCCTCCTACTCTATGCGCAGCGCGACGGCGCGACCCCGACGACGAGCGCGCCGAGAGCGCGAGGGAGGGCGGCACCAAGGCCCACTCCCCCGCCCCGCGCGTTCCAGTTACCCGACGCGGGTGCAGCCCCACCGGCCTACGAAGGAGACACACCGGTACCGCCCACGCCCACGGGACCCTTTGACTTCGCCCGCTATTTGCGCGCCAAGGACCAGCGGCGGTTTCCGCTGCTCATTAACCAACCGCACAAGTGCCGCGGCGACGGAGCACCCGGTGGCCGCCCAGACCTGCTTATTGCTGTCAAGTCAGTGGCAGAGGACTTCGAGCGGCGCCAAGCCGTGCGCCAGACGTGGGGCGCGGAGGGTCGGGTGCAGGGGGCGCTGGTGCGCCGCGTGTTCTTGCTGGGCGTGCCCAGGGGCGCAGGCTCGGGCGGGGCCGACGAAGTTGGGGAGGGCGCACGAACCCACTGGCGCGCCCTGCTGCGGGCCGAGAGCCTTGCCTATGCGGACATCCTGCTCTGGGCCTTCGACGACACCTTTTTTAACCTAACGCTCAAGGAGATCCACTTTCTAGCCTGGGCCTCAGCTTTCTGCCCCGACGTGCGCTTCGTTTTTAAGGGCGACGCCGATGTGTTCGTGAACGTGGGGAATCTCCTGGAGTTCCTGGCGTCGCGGGATCCGGCGCAAGACCTGCTTGCTGGTGACGTAATTGTGCAGGCGCGGCCCATCCGCACGCGGGCTAGCAAGTACTACATCCCTGAGGCCGTGTACGGCCTGCCCGCCTATCCGGCCTACGCGGGCGGCGGTGGCTTTGTGCTTTCCGGGGCCACGCTGCACCGCCTGGCTGGCGCCTGTGCGCAGGTCGAGCTCTTCCCCATCGACGACGTCTTTCTGGGCATGTGTCTGCAGCGCCTGCGGCTCACACCCGAGCCTCACCCTGCTTTCCGCACCTTTGGCATCCCCCAGCCTTCAGCCGCGCCGCATCTGAGCACCTTCGACCCCTGCTTTTACCGCGAGCTGGTTGTAGTGCATGGGCTCTCAGCCGCTGACATCTGGCTTATGTGGCGCCTGCTGCACGGGCCGCATGGGCCAGCCTGTGCGCATCCACAGCCTGTCGCTGCAGGCCCCTTCCAATGGGACTCCTAG
- the B3GNT9 gene encoding UDP-GlcNAc:betaGal beta-1,3-N-acetylglucosaminyltransferase 9 isoform X1, whose translation MGELLVPSGCPSRRCDTAGRRRTTRRAQPPVAGAPPGRGLPPPHLGRAGLLAPCRRLRPLQGRAGAGLAEMRRLRLRRDASLTLLLCASLGLLLYAQRDGATPTTSAPRARGRAAPRPTPPPRAFQLPDAGAAPPAYEGDTPVPPTPTGPFDFARYLRAKDQRRFPLLINQPHKCRGDGAPGGRPDLLIAVKSVAEDFERRQAVRQTWGAEGRVQGALVRRVFLLGVPRGAGSGGADEVGEGARTHWRALLRAESLAYADILLWAFDDTFFNLTLKEIHFLAWASAFCPDVRFVFKGDADVFVNVGNLLEFLASRDPAQDLLAGDVIVQARPIRTRASKYYIPEAVYGLPAYPAYAGGGGFVLSGATLHRLAGACAQVELFPIDDVFLGMCLQRLRLTPEPHPAFRTFGIPQPSAAPHLSTFDPCFYRELVVVHGLSAADIWLMWRLLHGPHGPACAHPQPVAAGPFQWDS comes from the coding sequence ATGGGTGAACTTCTCGTCCCTTCAGGCTGCCCGTCCCGGCGGTGCGACACGGCCGGAAGGAGGAGAACGACGCGAAGGGCTCAACCGCCGGTCGCTGGAGCCCCCCCGGGGCGTGGCCTCCCGCCCCCTCATCTGGGGAGGGCGGGGCTCCTTGCCCCCTGCCGCCGACTGCGACCCTTACAGGGGAGGGCCGGCGCAGGCCTCGCGGAGATGAGGAGGCTGCGCCTACGCAGGGACGCTTCGCTCACGCTGCTCCTCTGCGCCTCCCTGGGCCTCCTACTCTATGCGCAGCGCGACGGCGCGACCCCGACGACGAGCGCGCCGAGAGCGCGAGGGAGGGCGGCACCAAGGCCCACTCCCCCGCCCCGCGCGTTCCAGTTACCCGACGCGGGTGCAGCCCCACCGGCCTACGAAGGAGACACACCGGTACCGCCCACGCCCACGGGACCCTTTGACTTCGCCCGCTATTTGCGCGCCAAGGACCAGCGGCGGTTTCCGCTGCTCATTAACCAACCGCACAAGTGCCGCGGCGACGGAGCACCCGGTGGCCGCCCAGACCTGCTTATTGCTGTCAAGTCAGTGGCAGAGGACTTCGAGCGGCGCCAAGCCGTGCGCCAGACGTGGGGCGCGGAGGGTCGGGTGCAGGGGGCGCTGGTGCGCCGCGTGTTCTTGCTGGGCGTGCCCAGGGGCGCAGGCTCGGGCGGGGCCGACGAAGTTGGGGAGGGCGCACGAACCCACTGGCGCGCCCTGCTGCGGGCCGAGAGCCTTGCCTATGCGGACATCCTGCTCTGGGCCTTCGACGACACCTTTTTTAACCTAACGCTCAAGGAGATCCACTTTCTAGCCTGGGCCTCAGCTTTCTGCCCCGACGTGCGCTTCGTTTTTAAGGGCGACGCCGATGTGTTCGTGAACGTGGGGAATCTCCTGGAGTTCCTGGCGTCGCGGGATCCGGCGCAAGACCTGCTTGCTGGTGACGTAATTGTGCAGGCGCGGCCCATCCGCACGCGGGCTAGCAAGTACTACATCCCTGAGGCCGTGTACGGCCTGCCCGCCTATCCGGCCTACGCGGGCGGCGGTGGCTTTGTGCTTTCCGGGGCCACGCTGCACCGCCTGGCTGGCGCCTGTGCGCAGGTCGAGCTCTTCCCCATCGACGACGTCTTTCTGGGCATGTGTCTGCAGCGCCTGCGGCTCACACCCGAGCCTCACCCTGCTTTCCGCACCTTTGGCATCCCCCAGCCTTCAGCCGCGCCGCATCTGAGCACCTTCGACCCCTGCTTTTACCGCGAGCTGGTTGTAGTGCATGGGCTCTCAGCCGCTGACATCTGGCTTATGTGGCGCCTGCTGCACGGGCCGCATGGGCCAGCCTGTGCGCATCCACAGCCTGTCGCTGCAGGCCCCTTCCAATGGGACTCCTAG